A single region of the Duganella sp. BuS-21 genome encodes:
- the secF gene encoding protein translocase subunit SecF → MEFFRIKKDIPFMRHALVFNVVSALTFVAAVFFLFHKGLHFSVEFTGGTVMELKYQQPANLERIRSTLQSIGYEHPEAAGFGTAHDVMLRLPVVKGITPNAASAQVFEALCKAETGAMKQIDTVTAKGEHVVKQSCANPAGAELVAMQKVEFVGPQVGDELTQNGLNALVMVIIGVMIYLAVRFEWKFAVAAIIANLHDVIIILGFFAFFQWEFSLTVLAGVLAVLGYSVNESVVIFDRIRENFRKQRKASVHEVIDNAITSTISRTIITHGCTQMMVLSMLFLGGPTLHYFAMALTIGICFGIYSSVFVAAAVAMWLGVKREDLIKPIKEKDETDGAVV, encoded by the coding sequence ATGGAATTTTTCCGCATCAAAAAAGACATACCGTTCATGCGCCATGCGCTGGTGTTCAACGTCGTTTCGGCGTTGACCTTCGTCGCAGCCGTGTTCTTCCTGTTCCACAAGGGCCTGCATTTTTCGGTGGAGTTCACCGGCGGCACCGTGATGGAGCTGAAGTACCAGCAGCCGGCCAACCTGGAACGGATCCGCTCGACGCTGCAAAGCATCGGTTACGAGCATCCTGAAGCAGCCGGCTTCGGCACCGCGCACGACGTCATGCTGCGCCTGCCGGTGGTGAAGGGCATCACGCCCAACGCCGCCTCGGCGCAAGTGTTCGAAGCGCTGTGCAAGGCCGAAACCGGCGCCATGAAGCAGATCGACACCGTGACCGCCAAAGGCGAGCACGTGGTCAAGCAATCCTGCGCCAACCCCGCCGGCGCCGAGCTGGTGGCCATGCAGAAGGTGGAGTTCGTCGGTCCGCAGGTGGGCGACGAGCTGACGCAGAACGGCCTGAACGCACTGGTGATGGTGATCATCGGCGTGATGATCTACCTGGCGGTGCGCTTCGAGTGGAAGTTCGCCGTGGCGGCGATTATCGCCAACTTGCACGACGTGATCATCATCCTGGGCTTCTTCGCGTTCTTCCAGTGGGAGTTTTCGCTGACGGTGCTGGCCGGCGTGCTGGCGGTGCTGGGCTACTCGGTGAATGAATCGGTGGTTATCTTCGACCGTATCCGCGAAAACTTCCGCAAGCAGCGCAAGGCGTCGGTGCATGAAGTGATCGACAACGCGATCACCTCGACCATCTCGCGTACCATCATCACCCACGGCTGTACGCAGATGATGGTGCTGTCGATGCTGTTCCTGGGCGGACCAACGCTGCACTACTTCGCCATGGCGCTGACCATCGGTATTTGCTTCGGTATTTATTCGTCGGTGTTCGTGGCTGCGGCAGTCGCCATGTGGCTCGGCGTGAAGCGCGAAGACCTGATCAAGCCGATCAAGGAAAAAGACGAAACAGACGGCGCAGTCGTCTAA